Proteins from a genomic interval of Lacticaseibacillus pabuli:
- a CDS encoding sensor histidine kinase: protein MGTERIKLTGREKSELWVEGVVTVILLLLLNFAVVVMINQMISASREWQSAIWTIKTTITFGPNSAHLWSWQYLFVGVMAIADIIVVYWRLIRRYRQMQMRHVIGELHYIADGHLNHRIRLEVNPDLQRVVTSINALVDSAVASMEEERKIEASKDELITNVSHDIRTPLTSIIGYLGLIEDKQYHNEKDLLKYVHTAFLKAGQMKVLVEDLFEYTKVRSQGTKLNTTTFDMAAMLEQLSASFELDAGKQGVEFEVKAEPTPLMMTADAEKLSRVFNNLVINAFKYGKGAKHIYLDAKQTGADEVVIRISNDGEPIPNESLSLLFERFYRVEGSRSKATGGSGLGLAIAQSIVALHGGYIYAESSAALTSFVMQLPLKPGVKLQKKSK from the coding sequence ATGGGAACAGAAAGAATCAAGCTGACTGGGCGCGAAAAATCCGAACTTTGGGTTGAAGGTGTCGTGACGGTCATCTTGCTGTTGCTACTGAACTTTGCGGTAGTCGTCATGATTAACCAGATGATCTCCGCAAGCCGGGAGTGGCAGAGTGCGATCTGGACCATTAAGACCACCATTACTTTCGGTCCCAACTCTGCGCATTTATGGAGCTGGCAGTATCTGTTTGTCGGGGTGATGGCCATCGCGGACATCATCGTGGTCTACTGGCGGCTGATTCGCCGCTACCGGCAGATGCAAATGCGCCATGTCATCGGGGAGTTGCACTACATTGCCGATGGTCACCTGAACCACCGGATCCGTTTAGAAGTGAACCCAGATTTGCAGCGGGTGGTCACCAGCATTAACGCGCTCGTTGATTCGGCGGTGGCGTCGATGGAAGAAGAACGCAAGATTGAAGCCAGCAAGGACGAACTGATCACGAACGTGTCACACGATATTCGCACGCCACTGACCAGTATTATCGGCTACCTAGGCTTGATTGAAGACAAGCAGTATCATAATGAAAAGGACCTCCTGAAGTACGTCCACACGGCGTTTTTGAAGGCGGGCCAGATGAAGGTGCTGGTTGAGGACCTCTTTGAGTACACCAAGGTGCGCTCACAGGGAACTAAACTCAACACCACTACCTTTGACATGGCGGCGATGCTGGAGCAACTGTCGGCGTCGTTTGAGCTGGACGCAGGTAAGCAGGGCGTCGAGTTTGAGGTGAAGGCTGAGCCGACACCCTTGATGATGACGGCTGATGCCGAAAAGTTGAGCCGTGTGTTCAACAACCTCGTCATTAATGCCTTTAAATACGGCAAGGGGGCCAAGCACATCTACCTGGATGCCAAACAGACGGGTGCCGACGAGGTGGTCATCCGCATTAGCAATGATGGGGAGCCCATCCCAAACGAGTCGCTCAGCCTGTTGTTTGAACGATTTTACCGTGTGGAAGGCAGTCGTTCCAAGGCGACTGGCGGCTCCGGGTTGGGGCTCGCCATTGCGCAGTCGATTGTGGCACTGCACGGGGGATACATTTACGCCGAGAGTAGCGCGGCCTTAACGAGTTTTGTTATGCAACTGCCGCTGAAACCGGGCGTGAAGCTTCAAAAAAAGAGTAAGTAG
- the greA gene encoding transcription elongation factor GreA produces the protein MDYFEITPQGMAALQAEYKELRAKRPTIVKRLAAAAALGDRSENAEYTESKRELRQLDSRSHFLDKQIRYGQVVEVAADDSVVIGKTVTLLFDGDDADDVETYKIVGPAEADTDADNLTSVSPLGAALLNHKVGETVTVHAPAGDYGVTIKKVELTA, from the coding sequence ATGGATTATTTTGAAATCACACCACAAGGCATGGCGGCTTTGCAGGCAGAGTACAAGGAACTGCGCGCAAAGCGGCCGACGATTGTAAAACGCTTGGCGGCTGCCGCGGCGCTGGGTGATCGTTCTGAAAATGCGGAGTATACCGAGTCCAAGCGGGAGTTACGCCAGCTGGACAGTCGCTCTCACTTCCTAGACAAACAAATTCGTTATGGTCAGGTCGTTGAAGTAGCGGCGGATGACAGCGTGGTGATTGGCAAGACCGTCACCTTGTTGTTTGACGGCGATGATGCGGATGACGTGGAAACCTACAAGATTGTGGGCCCCGCTGAAGCAGATACGGACGCGGATAACCTGACGAGTGTGTCCCCACTGGGCGCGGCCTTGTTGAATCACAAGGTTGGCGAGACGGTGACGGTGCACGCGCCGGCGGGGGATTACGGGGTAACGATTAAGAAGGTTGAACTAACGGCCTAA
- a CDS encoding serine hydrolase, translated as MKKFFKAAVAFLAALTIGSAVLPASQAAAATSVTDSLNVNAKAAISVDAKTGKILYAKNANQVLPIASMSKLITVYLLLDAVKTGKVKWTDRIRPDKEIVAISQRHDLSNVPLRSDKTYTVRELYQATLIYSANAAAMMLGDIVTGGSENKFIDLMNAQVKKWGITNANFVNANGLNNAQLGKYIYPGSGKHGENVMTARDMAIVARHLLKDFPEVLETTSIAKKTFEAGTNDATDMPNWNFMLPGEVAAQPDLHVDGLKTGTTDTAGDCFTGTATQNGQRIITVILHTGGQGETKRFVQTAKLMRWTFANWKPMTILPAGSSVKGESVIKVDKGKQETVALKTKKAITTVVPVNTAKSGVQLTYNKKVDELKAPAKKGTKTGTLKASVPGDDLGYLGQDGSSTAVVTTARVDKAGFFRLIGRGIKEFFTNLF; from the coding sequence GTGAAGAAATTTTTTAAGGCCGCCGTGGCGTTTCTGGCGGCGCTGACCATTGGGAGTGCCGTTCTGCCAGCAAGTCAGGCGGCGGCCGCAACCAGTGTCACCGACAGCTTGAATGTGAATGCCAAGGCGGCGATTTCTGTCGACGCCAAAACGGGGAAGATTCTGTACGCGAAGAATGCCAACCAAGTGTTGCCAATTGCGTCCATGTCCAAGCTGATTACGGTTTACCTCCTCTTAGATGCCGTTAAGACGGGCAAGGTGAAGTGGACCGACCGGATTCGCCCTGACAAGGAAATCGTGGCCATCAGTCAACGTCACGACCTGTCCAACGTCCCGCTGCGTAGCGATAAGACCTACACGGTGCGTGAACTGTACCAAGCCACGCTCATCTACTCCGCAAATGCGGCTGCGATGATGCTCGGTGATATTGTCACCGGCGGCAGTGAGAACAAATTCATTGATTTGATGAATGCCCAGGTCAAAAAGTGGGGCATCACCAATGCCAACTTTGTGAATGCTAACGGGTTGAATAATGCACAGCTGGGCAAGTACATCTATCCTGGTAGTGGCAAGCACGGTGAGAACGTCATGACGGCCCGCGATATGGCAATCGTGGCGCGGCACCTGTTAAAGGATTTCCCAGAAGTGTTGGAGACGACCAGCATCGCCAAGAAGACCTTTGAGGCCGGCACAAACGATGCGACGGACATGCCGAACTGGAACTTCATGTTGCCAGGTGAGGTTGCCGCACAGCCGGATCTGCACGTTGACGGGTTGAAGACTGGGACGACGGATACTGCGGGAGACTGTTTCACCGGGACTGCGACGCAAAATGGTCAGCGGATCATCACGGTAATCTTGCACACGGGCGGTCAGGGCGAAACCAAGCGCTTTGTCCAGACAGCCAAGCTCATGCGATGGACCTTTGCCAACTGGAAGCCGATGACGATTCTCCCCGCTGGTAGCAGCGTTAAGGGTGAGTCTGTCATCAAGGTCGATAAGGGCAAGCAGGAGACGGTTGCGCTAAAGACTAAGAAGGCCATCACAACGGTTGTGCCCGTGAACACTGCCAAGAGTGGTGTCCAGTTGACCTATAACAAAAAGGTCGACGAGCTGAAGGCACCCGCTAAGAAGGGCACCAAGACCGGCACCCTGAAGGCAAGTGTGCCGGGGGATGACCTCGGCTACCTTGGTCAAGATGGGTCCAGTACGGCGGTTGTCACAACGGCACGTGTTGATAAGGCGGGCTTCTTCCGCTTGATTGGCCGTGGCATCAAGGAGTTCTTCACGAATCTGTTTTAG
- a CDS encoding response regulator transcription factor: protein MKILIVDDDKEIVELLSIYATNEGYEPIPAYSGKEAITKLVTDPDIDLMILDIMMPNMSGIEVVKEVRKDSQIPILIVSAKTGDMDKIQGLITGADDYVTKPFNPLEVMARVKSLLRRSKNQVVSDEPDVLEIGPLKITKDSHEVVTLTGKQIQLTALEFGILYLLASHPNRVFSADEIFERVWQQESIVSAKTVMVHVSHLRDKIEEATDGEKVIETVWGVGYKVEA from the coding sequence ATGAAAATTTTGATTGTTGATGATGATAAAGAAATCGTTGAATTATTGAGCATTTACGCGACAAATGAAGGCTATGAACCTATTCCTGCTTACTCAGGCAAGGAAGCCATTACCAAACTGGTCACAGATCCTGATATTGACCTCATGATTTTGGATATCATGATGCCGAACATGTCTGGGATTGAGGTCGTCAAGGAAGTACGTAAGGACAGCCAGATTCCGATCCTGATTGTTTCTGCCAAGACCGGTGATATGGACAAGATTCAGGGGCTGATTACCGGTGCCGATGATTACGTCACCAAGCCATTCAACCCACTGGAAGTGATGGCCCGTGTGAAGAGCCTGTTGCGGCGGAGCAAGAACCAGGTTGTGAGCGACGAACCCGATGTCCTGGAAATCGGACCATTGAAGATTACCAAGGATAGCCACGAAGTCGTGACGCTCACTGGCAAGCAGATTCAGCTGACCGCTCTCGAGTTCGGGATTCTCTACCTGCTCGCTAGCCACCCGAACCGCGTATTCTCTGCGGACGAAATCTTCGAACGTGTTTGGCAGCAGGAATCCATCGTGTCGGCCAAGACCGTCATGGTGCACGTCTCCCACTTGCGCGACAAGATTGAGGAAGCCACTGACGGCGAAAAAGTCATCGAGACTGTCTGGGGCGTTGGCTACAAAGTCGAGGCTTAA